The Christiangramia forsetii KT0803 DNA segment TTTCATCCTCCAACCTATGCAAGCACAACGTACTGAAATAGCATGGATAGGTTTTGAAGACCTGGAAGATTCTTTAAAAGTAAAAGCCAAGCCTGTAGTTCTTTATTTCTATACAGACTGGTGCGTTTACTGTAAAAAAATGGATAAGAATGCTTTCAGGGATCCAGAAGTTATTTCAACAGTAAATCAGGATTTTTATGCGGTTAAAATGAATGCCGAAAGTACCGAACCTGTTGATTTTGAAGGACAAACTTTTATCAATGAACAGGCAAAAGTGCAACGCAACGGAGTACACCAGATCCCTCAAATGCTCGCAACGCGCGAGGATAAGCCAATTTCATTTCCTGTTGTTATGGTGCTAGATAAAAATTTCAGGGTTGAAAAAAGAAGTTTTGAATACCTCACTTCAGAAAAAATGAGACTATTAATTAAAGGCTAGTTCCAGATTGAATTTTTGATCAAGGGTTTTTTCATAATCAATAAGGGCTGGCAAGCCTCCTGGTAAATCATTGGGAGGCTTTTTAAATACCTCTTTCTTTCTGGATCTGCTCGTAAGCTTCCTGAACTTTGGTGAATTTTTCCTGGGCGCCCTTTCGATAAGCCTCATCCATATGCCCTAATTTATCGGGATGGTATTTTTTGGCCATTTTACGGTAGGCTTTTTTAACTTCAGCATCTGTCGCAGACTTTTCAATCTCCAAAATAGTATAGGCACTATCGGTACTTTTGAAAAACATCGCTTTAATACTCTCAAAATCTCTACTGCCAATTTGAAGATAACCGGCAATATCTTTGATGATATTTCCTTCAGCCTCACTTACCCGACCATCTGCCTGGGCAATTCCGAATAAAAAATGGATGATCTGTAGCCTGGTAGGATATTTAGTTCTTGCGGCCAGGTATCTGGCAACATTTGCAGCGGACACCTGCCTGTTCTTCACAACTTCATTAAATGTTCTAAAAGTAGCGTTAGCCCGCTCTTTCCCGTATGCCTGAA contains these protein-coding regions:
- a CDS encoding thioredoxin family protein — translated: MKNLLFIILIFILQPMQAQRTEIAWIGFEDLEDSLKVKAKPVVLYFYTDWCVYCKKMDKNAFRDPEVISTVNQDFYAVKMNAESTEPVDFEGQTFINEQAKVQRNGVHQIPQMLATREDKPISFPVVMVLDKNFRVEKRSFEYLTSEKMRLLIKG
- a CDS encoding TerB family tellurite resistance protein, whose protein sequence is MIKWLAAVLGYMYFRFPGAILGFIIGSLLDNYIRSSGGIFNSMAGGKKQSVSPGDFELNLLSLSSIVIKADGQVSQQELDYVRSYFIQAYGKERANATFRTFNEVVKNRQVSAANVARYLAARTKYPTRLQIIHFLFGIAQADGRVSEAEGNIIKDIAGYLQIGSRDFESIKAMFFKSTDSAYTILEIEKSATDAEVKKAYRKMAKKYHPDKLGHMDEAYRKGAQEKFTKVQEAYEQIQKERGI